From the genome of Salmo trutta unplaced genomic scaffold, fSalTru1.1, whole genome shotgun sequence, one region includes:
- the LOC115182851 gene encoding tripartite motif-containing protein 16-like, which produces MAQQGVLLDQDQFCCSVCLDLLKEPVTIPCGHSYCRSCIDGCWDQDVLKGVYSCPQCRQTFSPRPTLSKNNMLAEVVEKLKKTGLQAAPPPALCYAGPGDVACDFCTGTRKQKAIMSCLACLASYCETHLQPHYESPALKKHKLVKATAQLQEKICSHHDKLLEVYCRTDQQCICYLCTMDEHKSHDTVSAAAERTEKQRQLGMSQQKVQQRFQEREKELKELQQAVESFKRSAQAAVKDSDQIFTELIRSIERRSSEVKELIRAQEKAQVSEAEGVLEQLKQEIAELRKRSTELEQLSHTEDHIHFLQSYQSLSSISVSSDLPSIVVRPLRYFGDVSKTVSELREKLEDFLKREWTKISTTVNIVDVVLPPEPKTREQLLQYSCQLTLDPNTAGTHLSLSEGNRKVTCTDQVQPYPDHPDRFTNQYQVLCREGLSGRCYWEVEWSGEWVYTAVSYKDISRTERGNTFGFNNKSWSLKCYSGGYCFRHNNVVTKVSGPQSSRVGVYLDHNAGTLSFYSVSDTMTLLHKVQTTFTQPLYTGFRLYNSFGFSLSGTAELVKL; this is translated from the exons atggctcaacagggagttctgctggaccaggaccagttctgttgttctgtctgtctggatctactgaaggaaCCAGTCACCATCccctgtggacacagttactgtaggagctgtattgatggctgctgggatcaggatgttctgaaaggggtctatagctgtcctcagtgcagacaGACCTTCAGTCCGAGGCCTACgctgagtaaaaataacatgttggctgaggtggtggagaaactgaagaagacaggactccaggctgctccccctcctgctctgtgctatgctggacctggagatgtggcgtgtgatttctgcactgggaccagaaagcagaaagccaTCATGTCCTGTCTGGCatgtctggcctcttactgtgagactcacctccaacCTCACTATGAATCTCCTGCTTTgaagaagcacaagctggtcaaagccaccgcacaactacaggagaagatctgctctcatcatgacaaactgctggaggtttactgtcgtaccgatcagcagtgtatctgttatctgtgtacaatggatgaacataaaagccatgatacagtgtcagctgcagcagagaggactgagaaacag aggcagctggggatgagtcaacagaaggtccagcagagattccaggagagagagaaggagctgaaggagctccaacaggctgtTGAGTCTttcaag cgctctgcacaggcagcagtgaaggacagtgatcagatctttactgagctgatccgctccattgagagaaggagctctgaggtgaaggagctgatcagagcccaagagaaggctcaagtgagtGAAGCTGAAGGAGtcctggagcaactgaagcaggagatagctgagctgaggaagagaagcactgagctggagcagctctcacacacagaggatcacatccatttcctccag agttatcagtctctctccagtatcagtgtatcttcagacttacccagcatcgttgtccgtcctcttcggtactttggagatgtgagtaagactgtgtctgaactgagagagaaactagaagacttccttaaaagagaatggaccaagatctccactacag tgaatatagtggatgttgtactgcctccagagcccaagaccagagaacagttgttacaat attcctgtcagctcacactggacccaaacacagcaggcacacacctctctctgtctgaagggaacagaaaggtgacctgtACAGACCAAGTCCaaccatatcctgaccatccagacagattcaccaaccagtaccaggttctgtgtagagagggtctgtctggacgctgttactgggaggtggagtggagtggggagTGGGTTTAtacagcagtctcatataaagacatcagcagaacagagagaggtaATACATTTGGATTCAATAACAAGTCCTGGAGTTTAAAGTGCTATAGTGGTGGTTATTGTTTCAGACACAATAATGTTGTGACTAAAGTATcaggccctcagtcctccagagtaggagtgtacctggatcacaatgcaggtactctgtccttctacagtgtctctgacacaatgaccctcctccacaaAGTCCAGACCACATTTACTCAGCCCCTCTATACTGGGTTTAGGCTCTATAATAGTTTTGGGTTTAGTCTCTCTGGtactgctgagctggttaaactgtag